From a region of the Balaenoptera musculus isolate JJ_BM4_2016_0621 chromosome 15, mBalMus1.pri.v3, whole genome shotgun sequence genome:
- the SPN gene encoding leukosialin → MGKEDEEPLGLNRVSAGQEGVAIAGAGAANARGGLWDRFNGGAASVLLFLTLVKARVEKAVEPQSSARQLAGKWAGGEGLARSCPLPPAPYVFYFFHFPTLRSQLLLMPVALEMILLLLLCGSVWAQNMSSESLDGPVTLQRLEPTASSVSLVSNIYETTKFNSMTSNFATTEVPKTDDSTEHKIFPPSSTPYTANEASSPGTSIAASRGPPVNESIISQKDSAKKLSMPLEISNATSIPAVPVMKSTGFHTMTGETMATSPLETSSGSSGPPVTTATSSLETSDGTSGPPVTIAISSLKTSNVTSGPPVIMETSSLKTSKETSGLPVTMATTSLKTPRGTSGSPIFGVKTSSPTSSTNISSRSSPNSGWGTNGTLLVAVLVALLVVTALVALLLLWRQRQKRKTGVLTLSRSGKHNGVANAWAGVAQVSHEEAATITEGASGGNNDSGVPQGEGSGQRPTLTTFFGRRKSRQGSVALEELKPGPAPSLKGEEEPLVGSKDEAAETSASDGAEERDVEAP, encoded by the coding sequence ATGGGAAAAGAGGATGAGGAACCATTGGGGCTGAATAGGGTCAGCGCGGGCCAGGAGGGGGTGGCTATTGCTGGAGCGGGGGCTGCCAACGCCCGAGGGGGCCTATGGGATAGATTCAATGGGGGAGCTGCCAGCGTGTTGTTATTTCTGACACTAGTAAAAGCAAGGGTGGAAAAAGCCGTTGAACCGCAGAGTTCGGCCCGGCAGTTGGCAGGGAagtgggcaggaggggagggcctGGCTAggtcctgccccctgcccccagctccttaTGTATTCTATTTCTTCCACTTCCCCACCCTCAGGTCCCAACTCCTGCTCATGCCTGTTGCTTTGGAAATgatcctgcttctcctcctctgtgGGAGCGTCTGGGCCCAAAACATGAGCTCAGAGTCTCTGGATGGCCCAGTTACTTTGCAGAGGTTGGAACCCACAGCGTCCTCTGTTTCTTTGGTCTCAAATATCTATGAGACCACAAAATTCAACTCAATGACATCTAATTTTGCAACAACCGAGGTCCCTAAGACAGATGACAGCACTGAGCACAAGATCTTTCCGCCTTCCTCAACTCCCTATACAGCCAATGAGGCTTCCTCTCCTGGGACTTCCATTGCTGCCAGCAGGGGCCCTCCTGTAAATGAGTCAATAATCTCCCAGAAAGATTCGGCCAAAAAATTATCAATGCCCCTGGAAATCTCTAATGCAACCAGTATACCTGCTGTCCCAGTAATGAAATCTACAGGATTCCACACTATGACTGGTGAAACCATGGCAACTAGCCCTCTGGAGACCTCCAGTGGGAGCAGTGGACCCCCTGTCACCACAGCAACTAGCTCTCTGGAGACCTCTGATGGGACCAGTGGACCCCCTGTCACCATTGCAATTAGCTCTCTGAAGACCTCCAATGTGACCAGCGGACCCCCTGTCATCATGGAAACTAGCTCTCTAAAGACCTCCAAGGAGACCAGTGGACTTCCTGTCACCATGGCAACTACCTCTCTGAAGACCCCCAGGGGGACCAGTGGCTCCCCCATCTTTGGTGTAAAAACATCCAGCCCAACGTCCTCCACAAACATAAGCAGTAGGTCCTCCCCAAATTCAGGTTGGGGGACAAATGGCACCTTGCTGGTAGCTGTGCTTGTGGCCCTGCTGGTGGTCACTGCCCTCGTGGCACTACTCCTGCTGTGGCGCCAGCGGCAGAAGCGGAAGACAGGAGTACTGACACTAAGCAGGAGTGGAAAACACAACGGGGTGGCAAATGCCTGGGCTGGGGTAGCCCAGGTGTCTCATGAGGAGGCCGCGACAATAACAGAGGGAGCGTCTGGGGGTAACAATGACTCTGGGGTCCCCCAGGGGGAGGGGTCTGGCCAGCGGCCCACACTTACCACTTTCTTTGGTAGACGGAA